The genomic interval aaaagagacacagactcacagatacagaacagacttgtggttgccaagagggaggggtgtgggggttgggggttggtTAGCTGCAAACCATTACATAAAGAACGGAtgaacaggggacttccctggtgatccagtggttaagaatccatcttgcaaggCAAGGCaaaagggttcaatctctgggcagggcactaagatcccacatgccttggagtaaCTGAACCCGCATACCAGGATGAAAAAGATCCCTCATGATGCACTGAACATCCtgtatgttgcaactaagacccaacgcagccaagtaaataaataaatattttttaaaaataaaatggataaacaatggtAGCACAGGTAACCCTATTCAACATCCTGGAatgaatcataatggaaaaggatctaAAGAAGAACCTATAAacgtgtgtaactgagtcactttgccatacagcagaaactaacacaacattgtaaatcaactagacttcaaccaaataaatacaaatatgtgaACAACTGATTCATTGAATAAAAGAAAAGTACTCATCACAACACTCATGTGTGAGGTGCTGAAATAGCCACATGTAGCCAGTGTCTCCCTGAATAGAGAGCACAGATATAGAACAATTCCTTCATCACAGAACATTCCGTTGGACAGGCCTGCCTTCATGCTTTGTGGACCTAAGTCAGATGCATCAGACCACGTGAGGTGAAAGAGTCACTAGTATTTCTCTTAGACACTATGTCAGATTTCTGTCCAGGATATGAAGACAGATCAAGCTGGCGTGTAACCAAACCAACCCAGGTCATAAGTGTGTGCAGGGCCTCTAGGAACAAACTGCTCCCAGTTCCAAAGGGGAAACACCTGTCCCCCGATTCCCCTTCCCAGACTGAGGCGACTCCCTGGTATCAGTTCCTAGGGGGTCAGTTCTCTTGGAGAGGAGCCCAGAAGAAGGCCTTCCACTGGGTTTAAGGAGGCAGGGAGTCCAGTTCAAGGAGGAGATCTCCAAAACAAAGAGGAGGGAAAGACAGGGATCAGTTGGGAGACACCCTGGTTTACTCAGGACCGCAGTTCTCAGAGTGTGGTCTCTGGAGCCCCTGGGATCACTGAGATACTTTGACTGTTCACTACATGGACATTTGCTTTGAGGTAAAAGAGCAATAACAGAGATTATGTCAGCAAACTTCACTAGTAATTATTTTCACTACAATTTacttgcaggaaaaaaaaggaaagttttcttatAACGTCCAGGTTGACGTATTAAAAGTTCTTATCTTTCCttcataaaccataatggaaaagatatgaaaaaaatatacgtataactgagtcacactgctgtacagcacaaattaacacaacagtgtaaatcgactatacttcagtaaaatacattttaaaaataaacgaataaaagtcttatgtctcctgaattcaTCATCCTTAAATCCGCGTTTTAAAGTATCTTCTGTAACCACTGAGCTGCTGGAGCTGCTGGAAGCCCCCACCCTGAGGAAAGGGAAGTTGGAGACTTAATGGTTCCCCCACTATGCAGCGCTCCCTGGGGGGAGCAGCACAAAGACGGTGGTGAAAGCATTATTCTTTGATAGTCTGAAGACACCCCAGGGGACACCTGGAGTCCACCCCCAAACCTGTGCTAGGGACAAGCATGGGCCCTTGGAGCCCTCCTGCTTCTCAGATTCCCAGGTGTTTTGGATGTTAATCCCCATCTGCTTCCATCAGCAGAAGGAGCGAGACCTTGGAGAAATGCGTGTGGGGAGGAGTGATGGGCCAGGTCTGAAAGGACACACTCCGGGTCCCACTAATGCAGCAGCAGCGTGGTCCTGTGACCAcagagaggctgggaagtcccCTCCCAAGAGGGGAGAACAGTTGAAGTTAATCAGCAACAGTGAGTACCCATTTCAATTTATTTAGTGTTCAGATATTTATTGACTCTTTACCACACGCCAAGCTCTGTGCGAACAGCAGCCTGAGACTTGACTGAGCAGCACCTTGGTCTGGGAGAAACGGAATCCACAGCACAGAAGACCTGTTAGGAAGTGCCTGCCATCCCAGGAGAAAGGATAAAGGAAACATCTTCTGGAAGTTCATAGAGTGATTCTAGACTGGAAGGTCCCTGGAGATGATAGGATTTGGTCTCCACTTGCAGAGAAGAACAGGATACCAGTGGGGGAGCCTGGAACTGGAGCTTAGAAGCGGGGCCTGTAAGTACAAGTTATCATAAGGAATACTATGATATTGAATTCATTGAATCCATACATTCTAAAGTTATAGATGGATGGAATAATTActcattatattaagtgaaaaagagATCAGTAAGATGAATTCATCCCATATTTTAGAAAGCTATATAAATTTAGATGAAACCACACAGATACGTTGAGTcaaagttttctaattttcaaactgttttattgttaatatatataaagagaaaagtgCCACAAACTGCTTTGCTTGGATAGACTAACTTCTCCACAACAGACACTCAGAGCTGGGGTGTAGACAAGTGAACCCAGTACGTCCCCAACTCTCCCTGCAGGTCCCCTGAGGGAGCGACCTCTTCTCTAGTCTCCCTTGTGGACTCAGCGCCTGACTCAGGGGCTCAGTCAACACTCCCTGAAGTGCTACACTTGGGAAGTGGCCTCTTGTGTCCTAGTCAAGAGAGTGATTTCCTCTAGAAGGCACCGCCAAAGCACTGAATCTTACAGAAGTGGGTTTGCTCTAACAGCAGGACTGTGACGGTGGCAAGTGTGAGTGTTGGCTCTTTTACTGAAGAAGCCAGGGGGCCCTGCAGCACTCATGCCATTTCTCACAAGGCCACCAGAGGGCGGTGTGCAGCTGCTTAAGACAAACCAGCCCCATTCAAATATCCTTTCCAAGGTAGCCTTGTCAAAACATGTTTTACAAAGTCAGAGGATTTCTTTAAAGTACATTGATTGCTTTTTGTCTTTAGTCTCATTTGGACACTAGCGGAAGTCCACTATAAGTAACAACTATAAGGTGAGCCCCTGACAGAAGTTGACCCTGTGGTACACAGACGAATAAACTTACATGTCCAGTCCCCCATCTGTCCATCTCTGTCCAgtactccctccctctcttcagttcagttcagttgctcagttgtgtccgactctttgggaccccatgaactgcagcatgccaggcctccctgtccatcacgaactcctgcagtttacccaaactcaagtccattgagtaggtgatgccatccaaccatctcatcctctattgtccccttctcctcctgcccttaatctttcccagcatcacggtcttttcaaatgagtcagctcttcacatcaggtgaccaaagcattggaacttcagcttcaacatcagtccttccaatgaacacccaggactgatctcctttagaatggactggttggatctccttgcagtccaagagactctcaagagtcttctccaacaccacaattcaaaagcatcaatcctttggtactcagctttctttatagtccaactcttacatctatacacaactactggaaaaaccatagctttgactagatggacctttgttggcaaagtaatgtctctgctttttaacatgctatctaagttggtcatagctttccttccaaggagcaagcatcttttaatttcatggcttcagtcaccatctgcagtgattttggaggccaagaaaataaagtctctcactgtttccattgttttcccatctatttgccatgaagtgatgagaccagatgccatgatctgttatctgaatgttgagttttaggccaactttttcactctccttttccaccttcctcaagaggctttttagttcttcgatttctgccataagggtggtgtcatctgcatatctgaggttattgatatttctcccagcaatcttgattccagcttgtgtttcatccagcctggcatttctcatgatgtactctgcatagaagttaaataagcggggtgacaatatacagccttgatgtactgctttcccaatttggaaccagtctgttattccatgtccagttctaactgttgtttcctcacctgcatataggttttgcaggaggtaggtaaggtggtctgggagtcccatctcttgaagaatattccagtttgttgtgatctacacagtcaaaggctttagagtagtcaatgaagcagaagtagatgtttttctttaactctcttgctttttctatgatccaaacgatattggcactttgatctctgattcctctgccttttctaaatccagctggaacatctagaagttcttggttcacatactgttgaagcctagcttggagaattctgagcataaTATTGagagtgtgtgaaatgagtgcaaatgtacagtagtttgaagattctttggcattgcccttttttgggattggaatgaaaatggacgttttccagtcctatggccactgctgagttttccaaatttgccagcatattgagtgcagcactttaacagcatcatcttttaagatttgaaatagctcagctggaattccatctcctccactagttttgttcatagtgatgcttcctgaggcccacttgacttcaccctccaggatgtctggctctaggtcagtgatcacaccatcctggttagaTGAGTTTTTAAGATATGTTTTGTAGAGTTCTTCAGTATATTCTTGACACTTCTTAATAATCTTCTCATTAATGTTATTAATGGGATTTAATATTAATGAATCTTACCCTCTTTTCTAGAATTATTTTGCGTCAATCTGAATGTCAGCTTTCTCATTTTGAGATATAACATTTTAATGACATATATGCTCTAACCATTTTTAATGCTTCCTTCAGAAATGTTGCATTTGCAATTCTTTCCCTCAGAACAATCTTTCTGGTTTACCTGGTGGTTAATGTCTTACCATAATTTGAACTTTATTGACTGCTAATACTTAATACAGGTTGCTCTCCTGTTTCCCTGGTTTGCTATTTCAAAGAATCAAAAACtatcaatactttaaaaaaaatggtgtgAATATTGGCCTTTCAAGTTTTTCATGCTTAAGCAAACTTCAGAAAATTGTGTTCTAATCTTAATATATACCTTGCACAAATATTGCTCTGTTGTTTTCCCTACTGTAAAAAATGAGCTGCTTCTTTTAGGAAAATAACAGGCTTGTGGTCGTATCTCAAAATGCTAATAAAtggttatttttcttaaaaagaactaTCCTCTATGATGACATGGGAAGTATACATCAAGCATTTCTGCTACATTGCAAAGTCCTATGTCCCAAGGAAAATCATTTGTATGAGCTGAACTACCCTATTTTTCATAGAACGCAATTTTGATTTGAAAGAAGGAATGACACTGGAAGATCTATAAAACTTAATGAAACAatgaattacttaaaaaaaaatcttacattagTACAAGTGACATCTACTGTGCAAAATAGGCTTatggattttaatgtaacagaatAGGAAATAGTGATATTATTTCAGGTCCACTGAGAAAATAATCTCTAAGAAACTATCACTTGTGTAGTTTTAGTTTTGTATCAAAGATAAACATCCTCAAGTAACAGGaaaggttattaaaaatattactccTACCTACGTAtggtcctttttattttcatagatttCAATCAAAATAACCAATTCAAtgcaaaaacaaacataaaatccagtgagacagacaaggaaaagacttgcaaaaatataataatgaaaaaacttTCACTGTTCCCACTATAGAGTTTATTTGGAGaaattgttatttttcatataaaaatcatGGGTTATTAACATTATTCTAAATAAATTAGTTGAAAATGTTTAAACTGCTATTTCAACTACAGAAAATATCGATAGAAGTAACCACATAAACAAAATTATCTTTGGGGTCCTCACTAATTTGTAGGACTGTATAAATATCCTGACCAAAATGTTCTGAAAATCTCTGACTACACAGTCGCTGGGTCAGGACTCGGGGACTGTATGACTGCAGAGTTCTCGGTGCAGGAGAGGAGGGATCAGGGCAAAGTCCCAGATACCGGATCTGGTTCTCAAGGCCTCAGCGTCTCAGAGTCAAGGGCCTTGTTTGGGGCGGGGACTGGCCGTGTTGGGGATCCCTAGTCTCCTCGAGTTTCACTTTCTCTTCGCAATCTGTGTTGTGCCTTTCTGGCCGGACACTCGTGTCGCGGCCCTAGTTCTCACTCCCATTGGGTGTCTGGTTTCTAGACGCCAATCAGCGGCCCCGCGGTTCCCGAGTGTAACGTCTGCACCGGTACCCAGCCGGCCCGACCCCTACCCTCCGCTGGGACTCAGTTTCTCCCCAGACCCTGAGGATACGGGTCATGGGGCCGCGAACCCTCCTCCTGTTGCTCTCGGGGGTCCTGGTCCTGACCGAGACCTGGGCCGGTGAGTGCGGGGTCGGGAGGGAACAGCCTCTGCGGGGAGGGGCGAGCGGACCGCCCGGGGGCCGGGGGTAGTGGGGTGGGCAGGACCCCCAGGGAAGGAGCCACGCCGCCGCCCTCGCCCAGACCCGTCCTCTCCCACCTGGTCCCGTCCTGTCCCTCCCCTGCTTCCCGCCCCTTTTCTCTCCCCCAAGAAGTCCGGGTCCTCCGACCTTTTCAGTCTCACGGGCCCctagccccctccccactcccggcCCCATCACCTCTGACCCGGGACCCGCTCCAGGACGAACATCGGGCCGGtctcaccccaccccgcccccaggctCCCACTCCCTGAGCTATTTCAACACCGGAGTGTACCAGCCCGGCCTCGGGGAGCCGCGATTCTTTGCCGTCGGCTACGTGGACGACACGCAGTTCGCGCGGTTCGACAGCGACGCCCCGAATCCGAGAATGGAGCCGCGGGCGCCGTGGATGGAGCAGGAGGGCCCGGAATATTGGGAAGAGATGACACGAGATGCCAAGGAAAGTCAACAGAAATCCCGATTATGCTTGTACAACCTGCGCGGCTACTACAACCAGAGCGAGGCCGGTGAGCGACGCGGGCCCGGGTCCAGGTCACGACCCCCATCCCCAGGGACTGGCTGGGGTCGCCCCGAATCTCTGGGTCCGAGGGTCACTTCGACATTGCGGGATCCTCACCGCCCTCCGCCCCCCGACtcaggaggagcctggggaagtggggtggggggtgggaattGACCCGGTTTCATTTTCAGTTTGAGTTTAATCACCGCGAGTGGTCGGGGCGGGTCAGAATCTCACATCCTCCAGGTGATGTTTGGCTGCGAAGTGGGGCCGGACGGGCGCCTGCTCCGCGGATTCTGGCAGAAGGCCTACGACGGCAGAGATTACATCGCCCTGAACGAAGACCTGCGCTCCTGGACCGCAGCGGACACGGTGGCTCAGATCACCAAGCGCAAGTGGGATGTCTCCGGGCAGGCAAAGATCCAACGGAACTACCTAGAGGTCAAGTGCGTGCAGTGGCTCCTCAGAcacctggagacgggaaaggacACGCTGCTGCGCGCAGGTATGAGGGGCACCGGGCCTCCCTGATCTCCTCTCAGGCTGGAGCTGGCTTTCCACGAGGAGAGGAAAATGGGCTCCTTCTGGAAACACCGCCCCAACTTCTTATCTGGAGAGGGGGGAATACCCAAGGTTTTCATGTTCTGTACAAGACAGTGATACACCAGTGGCCCCATTTCTCTGAAGGACAGTTAAAGCATTCAGTATATTTGGAGAAGCAGAAAACCATCCCCGAAATAACTGGTCAGCAGTGCCCTTTGACCCTGACTGCCATCTGTGAACCATGAGTTTCTCTCAAGGCCTGTTCTCACCCTGAGACCATCTTAGGAGGCCAGACTCCAGCTTTTCTGAGACATTCAGCCTCCACCCAAATTAGGACCATTACTCTGTATTTTCCCCTTACATGGAGTCTCCTACCTTGGCACTCACCCTGACTCTAGAACTTTCCAAGAACTAAGAGTTTTTCCCAGACCCTGGAGTCCAGGCTGGTGTCTGATGTTTGTGCTGCTTCTTTTCAAACCCATTATCTCGTCCATTCTCAGCATGGTCATGTGGTACTGCTTCAGAGGCCCATGGAgtgtgaattttctgattctTCTCTTCAGACCCTCCAAAGACACATGTGGCCCATCACCGCATCTCTGACCGTGAGGTCACCCTGaggtgctgggccctgggcttcTACCCTAAGGAGATCACACTGACCTGGCAGCAAGACGGGGAAGACCTGACTCAGGACATGGAGCTTGTGGAGACCAGGCCTTCAGGGGATGGAACCTTCCAGAAGTGGGCGGCCCTGGTGGTGCCTTCTGGAGAGGAGCAGAGATACACGTGCCGTGTGCAGCACGAGGGGCTTCAGGAGCCCCTCACCCTGAGATGGGGTAAGGAGGGGGTCGGAATGGAGCTTCCTCTCGGTAAAGCAGGAGCCCTTCTGGACATGTTCAGCAAGGTCAGGACTGAAGCCTGAAGTCTGGgccccttccctttcttccacagAACCTCCTCAGCTCTCTGTCCTCATCAAGGGCATCATTGTTGGCCTGATTCTCCTCATGGTCACTGGAGCTGTGGTGACTGGAGCTGTGATTTGGAGGAAGAAGCACTCAGgtagggaaaggagggagggatctGAATGTTCTTGTCTCTGGCCCAGGTGGAAGTTTGCCTGCCTCATTACTGAAAAGTACCCTCCACACACATGTGGAATCTGAGCTGATGCTAAGACTGACCCTTTTGTAAaatacatgtgaaagtgaaagacaaatttTTCATCTTCATAATTCCAGTTGGGGGCCTGTGTCTCAGCATTTGAAGGTCAGGAGGGAACGTCCCTGCTGAGGACAGACCTCCAGGAGGGCAGCTGGTCCAGTCCCCCCAACGTCTCCTTCCTTCATGTTCCTGAGCCTATCCTGGATTTTTGGTCACAGTTCTGAAAAGTTCTTTGTGTCCAGGACTGGGGAGTTCCTCTAGGATCTCATGACTCAGTCGTCTCCCTGGTCTCTCACATGATACTTTCTTCTCACAGGTGAAAAAGGAAGGGGCTACACCCAGACTGCAAGTAAGTACAGAGAGGGTGATTCCTGAGACCCTTGTGAGGGTGCAGACAGGAGGCCATGCGGGACTCACCCTCCTCAAagtgccttctccagtttctgtCCTGTGGGTTCTGACCATGCTCTGGTCTTGTTCTCCCCCAGGCAGTGACAGTGACCAGGGCTCTGATGTGTCTCTCACGGTTCCTAAAGGTGAGACCCTGGGGCTTTTAGATTGGGAGAGGAGTTGGGGCAGAGGGAACACACTGGGTGGCAGGGGTCTCTGAGTGGGACATGTGACCGTGTGAGGGGCTATGGAGATTGTCAGGCCttacatgactgactgaactggtTCCTGATTCTTTTCTCTCACAGGGTGAGACAGCTGCCTTGTGGGGAGTGAGTGATGCTCTGTCCCACTTTGCCACGTCAGATCCCCGGACCCCTCTTTCTGCAGCTGCATCTGAAGGTGTCTGTGCTCCTATAGGGTAACATGAAGAGGTggggtgccgggagccagcacaggagttcccacccatgacaaggtcatgcgggTGAGCTTTGACGGGCAAGGCGAGTCAGGGCTCAAGAGGCCCCCTGAACctgcctgagcgtctaccccaaaaccagaatctgtctgttttactattttatgacttttaccAACTCCCCTGACATTCATGGGGGGCTATTCCcaaccacctttctctgtaagaaaatcaacccgaccacctttctctaaagaaaatcaacttagagctctacttaataagtctcctgggcataatatgctatgctaagtcacttcagtcgtgtccgactctgtgcgaccccatagatagcagcccattaggctcctctgtccctgggattctccaggcaggaatactggagtgggtttccatttccttctccaatgcattaaagtaaaaagtgaaagtcaagtcactcagtcgtgtccgactcttcgagaccccatggactgtagcctaccaggctcctccgtccatggattttccaggcaggagtactggagtggagtgccattgccttctccgtgggcataataggagtgtttcaattcaaacccctctgctgactttctagcttgcctgacaggtttctTCAGACTACTGCAGCtacgcatgtgattgttcacagcctcccaaccatgagaggcacggaagcttaagatattttaACAATGctgagcttctcagagagttaaaattgttagaatagaactagtagaggatttctttgttgagctaatgcttgctgccaagtttccatatcccttacctactgtgtccctgggagtgtattgattaatatagttggtgtatagaaatgtaagtagtagctttaatgtttgtaaccttggacccttgagttaattcttttcttgttatagcccaccacacttttgccctataggaatgcaactttatctaatgctttcagagggtggcgcctgactttagaataatcacctttagagaaaataagttttctgattgACTAACCATTATtcagaagaaagggtcataaaatgttaagaggcctcctggccagaagatgatgtaaatcacctaaagcctttgcatatgataagtttgcagaaagaaagccggCCTTCGATATAgagtcaaggactgctgaccttgcatgactctacatccccctattatcctctatgcacaacttaaggtataaaagctactttggaaaataacatTGTGGACCTTGCTCAACAGGCTTGGTCTCCCTGTGTcgttcttgcttccttttctctccttttcttctcttctctgttcttccttcaggatgactAATTTGGAGCACGGGGGCCCTCTgagaccacttatttgcctgggcttctaagatccacctgagaaggtgtctaaggtggggaaCTTTCCGCGATTTGAGAGGGTGCCTGTGGCCTCCGTGGGCAGTGCAaacctgatgtcacaggttttattggctttctgAGTAAACCAATTAGTTCaagcctctgtctctttctccttttatctatcTTTTTGCCAACGCCTTCCTCccaagggaatccctggatccaaccggggctggatcCCGGTAGTGGGGAGACTGCCAACCTCTTCCAATCCAAACTCCTGGATTTAAAAAGTGCTGCCTAATAGTCACAGCAGGAGGAATATGCAACCTGTCAGCCTGGGATCttttctgaagagaaaatatCATTGTGTGTAGAGTGCAGACCGGTTGGTGTGGGAGGGCGGGTGATCCATTCTTGTGGGGAAAGCACAGGCAGCACTGATGTCAGTGTGAATGGATGATGTGCTGTAGCTGCTGCGAGAGAGCAAGTGGCTTGAGTTCACATTAATGAAGATGGAATACAGAGGCGTCTACACTGATCCTTCCTTCATCTGGTATTTGTTGTGTGTCTGATAGATGATGCTCTATTTTTGCATCAGTGAAACCTCAGTGAACTAACAGCAGACACCCTTTGTTGGCCTCGGGCAGTGTGTTCTGGTGAGGGGGGCAGAGTGAGCCTAATAAGTGAGGGAAGTGTCTGCCTAGAGACTGGCAAGCGCTCTGAGGAAGGTGACCCAGAGAATAAGTGTGTGGGTACAGGGAATGTGGCTGTTTTACTAGGGTGGTCAGTGTAGGCCTCGTTGAGGAGATGATCTTTGAGTAAAGATGTGAAGGACATGAATGTCCACAAGCATGTCTGGGGGTAGTTCTCTCCAGGCAGAGGAGCCTCCAGTGCAAATACAGGAGGgcaggagagtgtgtgtgtgttcaaggaAGAGCCAGAGGCAGGTGTGGCTGGAAGAGCAAGGAATTTCGATGAGATCCAGTGTCTGGCCAGATCATGTGTGCCTCCAGGATATTAGAAGGTGTCTTATGTCTGTGAAATATGTGGACTCACAAGATGGTTTGAGTTGAAGATGAGCTGGTGTGACTGCTCGTTAGAAGCATCAGTCTAACTGCTGAGCAGAAATCAGGAGGTGAAGGGTGAGCGAGGCAGTGGAGGAGCCTGAAGGATTAGTGTAGTGTCCAGGGTGGGGATGCTGGTGCTCCCCTGGACCCGCATTAGATCTAGACAGTCGGGAGtggagcctgagaatctgcatttgtaATAAGGTTGGTGCTGATGCTCCTGGTCTTCAGATCACACTTTTAGTAGCAGGAATGTACATAGACCGggattcccacatgctgtgtatCAGCCTCACACAAGGAGGTTGTTAAAGAAGCAATCCTTGGTCTTGTCCTAATACTCTGAGAAGGTGGTTCTGGGGAGAGGCTGAGCATTTCATAAGAAGCCCCACAAGCAATTCTGGTGATCAGCCAATTTGGGACTCCCTGAGGCATATGAAAGTGAGTGGCCAGAGAGGGGTCTTAAATCcacatttaaaagcattttttttcttcagaaagaaaagggaatttaTATTGACAATTCATATTGTCAATTATGAGGTGTGATGCTGAGAAATAATGTAGTTCTTATTCCACCTGAAGACTTAGGCAGTGGTTCACAGTTCAGCGTAATGAAGTCCTTGCTCTCTGAAACTATTCTCCAGGTTGAGTTCTCCTCACTTATTCTTGGAGCCAACAATGGGATCCAAATAAAGTTAGacatacagtactatatataaatggCTCCACAGGAACAGGATCCAGTGTCCACTCCAGGCCAGGTCCCACAAAGGAACTTTCGGCCCTGCTGGGGCACAGCGTCACTGCTCACACAGTGAGCCCCTCGTGCTGGGCGTGGACCCCGTGCTGAGGACGGCCATCACTGAGGCTCCTGACAACTGGAGGTTGTGTGACTCCCACTCTCAACATCCTTGTCAGATGCATCCTGCATAGTTCCAGCTTCTCTGTGTCACAGCGTCCTGAGTAGAGTCTGACATGTGGTCACCTGAGTGGTGGGACCTCAGCATCATGCTGTGCGCTCTGGCAAGAATATGTGGGAAAGTGGGTTTTCTTCTTTAGTGGAGGAAGGTGGTCTCTGCCTCCTACCAAGACTCTTTCAGTGTAGAAGTCTCCTAATGTGGAAATGCTCCTAATCAggtgagggggagagagggatggaCAAGAATGTCAAATTTCAATTGTTAGAGCAAAGATCTGGAACTGGAACTTGACCTGGTACAATGCAGGCACTCGGGTTTGGCTGAAAGAACAAGCGACTGATAAATGCCATCCGGGGTAGACAtctgcttgcttgtttgttttcttttgttttcactggagtgtaattgatttacaatgctgggtCACTTTCTGCTGTAGAATACAGTGAATCACCTATAAATATATTCagtcttttctagattctttctGCAAATACGCCATTAGAGAGtgctgggtagagttccctgtgctatgcagtat from Bos indicus isolate NIAB-ARS_2022 breed Sahiwal x Tharparkar chromosome 23, NIAB-ARS_B.indTharparkar_mat_pri_1.0, whole genome shotgun sequence carries:
- the LOC109577076 gene encoding BOLA class I histocompatibility antigen, alpha chain BL3-7-like, with translation MGPRTLLLLLSGVLVLTETWAGSHSLSYFNTGVYQPGLGEPRFFAVGYVDDTQFARFDSDAPNPRMEPRAPWMEQEGPEYWEEMTRDAKESQQKSRLCLYNLRGYYNQSEAESHILQVMFGCEVGPDGRLLRGFWQKAYDGRDYIALNEDLRSWTAADTVAQITKRKWDVSGQAKIQRNYLEVKCVQWLLRHLETGKDTLLRADPPKTHVAHHRISDREVTLRCWALGFYPKEITLTWQQDGEDLTQDMELVETRPSGDGTFQKWAALVVPSGEEQRYTCRVQHEGLQEPLTLRWEPPQLSVLIKGIIVGLILLMVTGAVVTGAVIWRKKHSGEKGRGYTQTASSDSDQGSDVSLTVPKG